One genomic window of Neisseria sp. oral taxon 014 str. F0314 includes the following:
- a CDS encoding glycosyltransferase gives MNITIVAPYCSLPSEPHFNRFWYLAELLSQSHDVLLITSNFKHYDKSFRRPQDAETASKGRLKVMLLEESGYGKNVSLDRVKSHHVFVKNFEQWLNNCRPGEQDVVFSAYPLIATNLLLGKHKARLGYKLIIDVQDVWPESFSSVVPFLKKIPHNLLPFSSRANRAYRYADALVAVSQTYLDRAKEANPNVPSEVVYIGADFPKLDAAPAKDFGDDKTRFFYLGTLSYSYDVETVCKGIRKLLDDGENVELHIMGGGPDLDRLKQYACEGIKFYGYIPYAEMMSVAKGCDISVNAIHSYAMQSITNKLSDYMALQKPILNSQVNDEVAEVLTLLPHADYRSGDVDSFVQAAKDILARKSDPVQSDEIVRRFKRDVAYQKIVNLIERLAHE, from the coding sequence ATGAACATCACCATCGTCGCACCTTATTGTTCGCTCCCGTCCGAGCCGCATTTCAACCGCTTCTGGTATCTCGCCGAGCTGTTGTCGCAGTCTCATGACGTGCTGCTGATTACCAGCAATTTCAAACACTACGACAAATCTTTCAGACGGCCTCAAGACGCTGAGACTGCCTCGAAAGGCCGTCTGAAAGTCATGCTGCTGGAAGAGAGCGGCTACGGCAAAAACGTATCGCTGGACCGCGTCAAAAGCCATCATGTGTTCGTCAAAAATTTTGAGCAATGGCTGAACAACTGCCGTCCGGGCGAACAAGACGTCGTCTTTTCCGCCTATCCGCTGATCGCCACCAACCTGCTTTTGGGCAAACACAAAGCGCGTTTGGGCTACAAGCTGATTATCGACGTGCAGGACGTATGGCCAGAGTCTTTCTCCTCGGTCGTGCCGTTTTTGAAAAAAATCCCGCACAACCTGCTGCCCTTCTCCTCCCGCGCCAACCGTGCCTACCGCTACGCTGACGCGCTGGTCGCCGTATCGCAGACCTACCTCGACCGCGCCAAAGAAGCCAATCCGAACGTTCCCAGCGAAGTCGTCTATATCGGCGCGGATTTTCCGAAACTCGATGCCGCACCGGCAAAAGACTTCGGCGACGACAAAACCCGTTTCTTCTACTTGGGTACGCTCAGTTACAGCTATGACGTGGAAACCGTGTGCAAAGGCATCCGCAAACTGTTGGACGACGGCGAAAATGTAGAGCTGCACATCATGGGCGGCGGCCCTGATTTGGACAGGCTCAAACAATACGCCTGCGAGGGCATCAAGTTTTACGGCTACATCCCCTACGCCGAAATGATGTCGGTCGCCAAAGGCTGCGACATCTCCGTCAACGCCATCCATTCCTACGCCATGCAGTCGATTACCAACAAACTGTCCGACTACATGGCATTGCAAAAACCGATTTTAAACAGCCAGGTCAACGACGAAGTTGCCGAAGTTCTCACCCTGCTGCCGCACGCGGACTACCGTTCCGGCGATGTGGACAGCTTCGTTCAAGCCGCCAAAGACATTCTGGCGCGCAAAAGCGACCCCGTTCAATCCGACGAAATCGTCCGCCGCTTCAAGCGCGACGTGGCGTATCAAAAAATCGTCAACCTGATTGAAAGATTAGCTCATGAGTAA
- a CDS encoding glycosyltransferase family 4 protein yields MKIIITTSMSGLGGTEHAAFRLGKLLNGHGHDVVLASSDGPLVADAKKIGIRWYNIDFYGGKLSYFKGMTAYVKMLKTEKPDIIHCQMARIVPACAVAAKIASPKTKVFYHARGLDPETYPKIAKLFDRLGVYIIGNCKHEREKLIRYGFPAERTAYTYNALPEQHDGPDKTPRDEVMLGTLSRLDSVRAVNLAIDFLKVLLDRGLPVRLSVAGIGEESDNLKAQAERLGLADKVIFLGGVRDLSAYFREVDILLNTPVLIGDHGAGVGNNILEAGLYETPVVTYDVAGVSEMVIDGQTGYCVPFEDKERFADAVTDLVRNPGLRRQMGKALHDHVTALCSDDEIYRATMAAYEM; encoded by the coding sequence ATGAAAATCATCATCACAACCTCTATGAGCGGACTGGGCGGCACGGAACATGCGGCCTTCCGGTTGGGCAAACTTCTGAACGGCCACGGCCATGATGTCGTTTTGGCCTCTTCAGACGGCCCTCTGGTCGCCGATGCAAAAAAAATAGGCATCAGATGGTACAACATTGATTTTTATGGCGGAAAATTAAGCTACTTCAAAGGCATGACGGCCTACGTCAAAATGCTCAAAACGGAAAAACCCGACATTATCCACTGCCAGATGGCGCGTATCGTGCCCGCCTGCGCGGTGGCTGCCAAAATCGCCTCGCCCAAGACCAAAGTGTTCTACCACGCGCGCGGCCTCGACCCCGAAACCTATCCTAAAATCGCCAAACTGTTCGACCGCCTCGGCGTCTATATCATCGGCAACTGCAAACACGAGCGGGAAAAACTCATCCGCTACGGCTTTCCCGCCGAACGTACCGCCTACACCTACAACGCCCTGCCCGAACAGCACGACGGCCCGGACAAAACGCCTAGGGACGAAGTCATGCTCGGCACGCTCTCGCGGCTGGATTCCGTGCGCGCGGTCAATCTTGCCATCGATTTCCTGAAAGTCCTGCTCGACCGCGGCCTGCCCGTGCGCCTGTCGGTGGCCGGCATCGGCGAGGAAAGCGACAACCTCAAAGCGCAGGCGGAACGCTTGGGGCTGGCCGACAAAGTCATCTTTCTCGGCGGCGTGCGCGATTTGAGCGCTTATTTCAGGGAAGTCGACATCCTGCTGAACACACCCGTTCTTATCGGCGACCACGGCGCGGGGGTCGGCAACAACATCTTGGAAGCCGGCCTGTATGAAACCCCCGTCGTAACCTACGACGTCGCCGGCGTATCCGAAATGGTCATCGACGGTCAAACAGGGTATTGTGTCCCGTTTGAAGACAAAGAACGCTTTGCCGACGCCGTAACCGATTTGGTTAGAAACCCCGGCCTGCGCCGCCAGATGGGCAAAGCGCTGCACGACCACGTTACCGCGCTGTGTTCCGACGACGAAATTTACCGCGCCACCATGGCTGCATACGAGATGTGA
- a CDS encoding FAD-dependent oxidoreductase, producing MEIAVIGAGIIGSCTAWAAAKQGHRVVLFEQDSPMAHTSQSSSKLLHGGLRYLETGQFSLVQKALQARRFWLEQAPQFCRPLELLFPIYGKRGRPRWQIGIGTKLYDILARGSGFPRSRWLDRQEVLARNPNLLSDGLKGAYSFYDAQMDDYALGKWVIGQCRQLGVEIRDGCKISSLDTLSGFDRIANAAGPWAMDLRKLQNGTPAYTIDWVRGSHIFIDRPQPHALMLPVPNEKRIFFILPYQGKTLIGTTEVRQDHPQAERPSENEIGYLLDAYNAYHREPLNRSDVGGSFSGVRPLLKSAANPSDATREWAFERVGNVLHIYGGKWTTSQIQGEDAVKELLK from the coding sequence ATGGAAATCGCCGTTATCGGGGCAGGCATCATTGGTTCGTGCACTGCATGGGCGGCTGCCAAACAGGGGCACCGCGTGGTGCTGTTTGAGCAGGACTCGCCCATGGCGCACACCAGCCAATCCTCGTCGAAACTGCTGCACGGCGGCTTGCGTTATCTGGAGACCGGCCAGTTTTCATTGGTGCAAAAAGCCTTGCAGGCACGCCGCTTCTGGCTGGAGCAGGCACCGCAGTTCTGCCGTCCGTTGGAATTGCTGTTTCCCATTTACGGAAAACGCGGCCGTCCGCGCTGGCAAATCGGCATCGGCACCAAACTTTACGACATCCTGGCACGCGGCAGCGGCTTTCCCCGCAGCCGCTGGCTGGACAGGCAGGAAGTGCTTGCCCGCAATCCCAACCTGCTTTCAGACGGCCTCAAGGGCGCGTATTCGTTTTACGATGCCCAGATGGACGATTACGCACTCGGCAAGTGGGTCATCGGACAATGCCGGCAGTTGGGCGTAGAAATACGCGACGGCTGCAAAATCAGTTCGCTGGACACACTGTCGGGCTTCGACCGTATCGCCAATGCCGCCGGCCCGTGGGCGATGGATTTGCGGAAACTGCAAAACGGTACGCCCGCCTACACCATCGACTGGGTGCGCGGCAGCCATATCTTTATCGACCGGCCGCAGCCTCATGCGCTGATGCTGCCTGTTCCAAACGAAAAACGGATTTTCTTCATCCTGCCCTACCAAGGGAAAACCCTTATCGGCACAACCGAAGTCCGCCAAGACCATCCGCAGGCGGAGAGGCCGTCTGAAAACGAAATCGGCTACCTGCTCGATGCGTACAACGCTTACCACCGCGAGCCTTTAAACCGGTCGGATGTCGGCGGCAGCTTCTCCGGCGTGCGCCCCCTGCTCAAAAGCGCGGCCAATCCCAGCGACGCCACCCGCGAATGGGCGTTCGAGCGCGTCGGAAACGTGCTGCACATTTACGGCGGCAAATGGACTACGTCACAGATACAGGGCGAAGACGCCGTCAAGGAACTATTAAAATGA
- a CDS encoding acyltransferase codes for MTDYTVHPTAIIDEGAQIGAGSRVWHFAHICGGAKIGKNCSFGQNVFVGNKVTIGDDCKIQNNVSVYDNVHLENGVFCGPSMVFTNVYNPRSLIERKSEYRDTLVKTGATLGANCTIVCGTTIGRFAFIGAGAVVNKDVPDYALMVGVPARQIGWMSEYGEQLEQLPLTGSGKAVCPHSGETYILSDGILSKA; via the coding sequence ATGACTGATTACACCGTCCACCCCACCGCCATTATCGACGAAGGCGCGCAAATCGGCGCGGGCAGCCGCGTCTGGCATTTCGCCCACATCTGCGGCGGCGCGAAAATCGGCAAAAACTGCTCGTTCGGCCAAAACGTGTTCGTCGGCAACAAAGTGACCATCGGCGACGACTGCAAAATCCAAAACAACGTTTCCGTGTACGACAACGTTCACTTGGAAAACGGCGTGTTTTGCGGCCCCAGCATGGTGTTCACCAATGTCTACAACCCCCGTTCGCTAATCGAACGCAAAAGCGAATACCGCGACACTTTGGTCAAAACCGGCGCGACGCTGGGCGCGAACTGCACCATCGTCTGCGGCACCACCATAGGCAGATTCGCCTTTATCGGCGCAGGCGCGGTGGTCAATAAAGACGTGCCCGACTACGCCCTGATGGTCGGCGTGCCCGCCCGCCAAATCGGCTGGATGAGCGAATACGGCGAACAGCTCGAACAACTGCCGCTCACAGGCAGCGGCAAAGCCGTCTGCCCGCACAGCGGCGAAACGTATATCCTTTCAGACGGCATCCTCAGCAAAGCCTGA
- a CDS encoding glycosyltransferase, whose protein sequence is MHVLIIPSWYPETPEDVDGIFFRLQAQALQRSGLKIGVTAPVFRSMRGKPASVVNGGYGIRSYTEENIPTYVYKSMYFFPRLPYLDRHRWVGAGWKLFKRYVRDHGTPDIIHAHSMNHAGILAQQIHEKTGIPFVLTEHSSTYARKLIRNWQRPAMLQSAQQCSARIAVSKDFCRLLETEYGGPDWQYIPNSLSPAFIRPVDLANKPKNADFTFCSVAHLNYNKGFDILLPAFAEALKTHPDLKLKIGGTGLIASQLHNLAAELGLENSVEFLGGLQNDQVLDLMFRSDAFVLASRNETFGVVFIEALSQGLPVAATRCGGPQTIINENNGILVPVGDVQALAGALVSLYENRGRYDAQTLRADCLSEFGEEAVVRQITAVYKTILGGTHES, encoded by the coding sequence ATGCATGTTTTAATCATCCCTTCATGGTATCCCGAAACGCCCGAAGACGTTGACGGTATCTTCTTCCGCCTTCAGGCGCAGGCCTTGCAGCGCAGCGGCCTGAAAATAGGCGTAACCGCGCCGGTTTTCCGCTCCATGCGCGGCAAACCGGCCTCCGTCGTCAACGGCGGCTACGGCATCCGCAGCTATACGGAAGAAAACATCCCGACCTATGTCTACAAAAGCATGTATTTCTTTCCGCGCCTGCCCTATCTCGACCGCCACCGCTGGGTCGGGGCGGGATGGAAACTGTTTAAACGTTATGTGCGCGACCACGGCACCCCCGACATCATCCACGCCCACAGCATGAACCACGCTGGGATTCTGGCGCAGCAGATTCACGAAAAAACGGGCATTCCCTTCGTGCTGACCGAACACAGTTCGACCTACGCGCGAAAACTCATCCGCAACTGGCAGCGCCCCGCCATGCTGCAATCGGCGCAGCAGTGTTCGGCGCGCATCGCGGTCAGCAAAGATTTCTGCCGCCTGCTGGAAACCGAATACGGCGGACCGGACTGGCAATACATCCCCAACAGCCTGTCGCCCGCCTTTATCCGTCCCGTGGATTTGGCAAACAAACCGAAAAACGCCGATTTCACCTTTTGCTCCGTCGCCCACCTCAACTATAATAAAGGTTTCGATATCCTGCTGCCTGCGTTTGCGGAAGCACTGAAAACACATCCCGACCTGAAACTGAAAATCGGCGGAACGGGATTAATCGCCTCGCAACTGCACAACCTTGCCGCCGAGCTGGGACTGGAAAATTCGGTTGAGTTTTTGGGCGGGTTGCAAAACGACCAAGTATTGGATTTAATGTTCCGCAGCGATGCCTTCGTGCTGGCCAGCCGCAACGAAACCTTCGGCGTCGTCTTCATCGAAGCCTTGTCGCAGGGGCTGCCGGTGGCCGCCACCCGCTGCGGCGGCCCGCAAACCATTATCAACGAAAACAACGGTATCCTCGTACCGGTCGGCGACGTACAGGCATTGGCCGGCGCGCTGGTATCGCTGTATGAAAACCGCGGCCGCTACGATGCGCAGACGCTCAGGGCCGACTGTTTGAGCGAATTCGGCGAAGAAGCCGTCGTCAGACAAATCACCGCTGTTTACAAAACAATACTCGGAGGAACCCATGAAAGTTAG
- a CDS encoding lipopolysaccharide biosynthesis protein, translating into MNIKKLLGYALGPIGSAAASAISLPLISWYFPADDIGRIVLLQTVSGLILIVLGLGLDQSYIREYHAAPDKSVLLNTVSLLPLLLSAACIAGILLAAPAMPSEMILELKQADLGVLCVVFMAALVPARFLSVVLRMQERAYAFSFSQLMPKLLILVLVAGYMLTGAANSTFNLVAAYAAAQWLALAVLSVQTRRDAARAWKAYSDPALLKETLKYGVPLVLGGLAYWGLTSVDRLMLKQHGSLAELGIYSMAVSFGAAALIFQSIFSTIWAPMVFRWVNENENLDRIAKIVPPMLAAAAAVLCLAGIFSPLIPLILPSKYAAVQFILLSSILFPLLYTMTEVTGIGINVSRKTWLVTVISVIALAANFALCRLLVPAFGAKGAAASMAVSFWLYFALKTEASVLLWQKLPRTKIYGTTLICLFSCLAYTFWGSRGNYPLFAAGWAAALAGIGFAYRTQLVLLAERIAGRLKKAA; encoded by the coding sequence ATGAATATCAAAAAATTACTCGGCTATGCCTTGGGACCTATCGGCAGCGCGGCCGCCAGCGCAATATCGCTGCCGTTGATTTCGTGGTACTTCCCCGCCGACGACATCGGCCGCATCGTGCTGCTGCAAACCGTCTCCGGCCTGATTCTGATTGTATTGGGGCTGGGGCTGGACCAGTCGTACATCCGCGAATACCATGCCGCGCCGGACAAATCCGTGCTGCTGAACACCGTGTCGCTGCTGCCGTTGCTGCTGTCTGCGGCCTGTATCGCGGGCATACTGCTTGCCGCACCCGCGATGCCGTCTGAAATGATTTTGGAACTGAAACAGGCCGATTTGGGCGTATTGTGCGTCGTCTTTATGGCCGCGCTGGTGCCCGCGCGTTTTTTGTCGGTCGTCCTGCGGATGCAGGAACGCGCCTATGCGTTCTCGTTCAGCCAGCTTATGCCGAAATTGCTGATTTTGGTGCTGGTGGCCGGTTATATGCTGACCGGCGCGGCAAACAGCACCTTCAACCTCGTGGCCGCCTACGCCGCCGCACAATGGCTGGCACTGGCGGTATTGTCCGTGCAAACCCGCCGCGATGCGGCCCGCGCATGGAAGGCGTATTCCGACCCCGCGTTATTGAAGGAAACATTGAAATACGGCGTGCCGCTGGTGCTCGGCGGACTGGCCTACTGGGGGCTGACTTCGGTCGACCGCCTGATGCTCAAACAGCACGGCAGCCTCGCCGAACTCGGCATTTATTCGATGGCCGTCAGCTTTGGTGCGGCCGCACTGATTTTTCAGAGCATTTTCTCGACCATTTGGGCGCCGATGGTGTTCAGATGGGTAAACGAAAACGAAAACCTCGACCGCATCGCCAAAATCGTCCCCCCCATGCTGGCGGCCGCCGCGGCAGTATTATGTCTTGCGGGTATTTTTTCACCGCTGATTCCCTTAATCCTGCCGAGTAAATATGCAGCCGTGCAATTTATCCTGTTATCCAGCATACTGTTTCCGTTGCTCTATACCATGACCGAAGTAACCGGCATCGGCATCAACGTCAGCAGGAAAACCTGGCTGGTAACGGTCATTTCCGTGATTGCGCTGGCGGCCAACTTCGCTTTGTGCCGCCTGCTGGTACCTGCGTTTGGCGCCAAAGGCGCAGCCGCCTCCATGGCCGTATCGTTCTGGCTGTATTTCGCGCTGAAAACGGAAGCGTCGGTTTTACTGTGGCAGAAACTGCCCCGGACCAAGATTTACGGCACCACCCTGATTTGCCTGTTTTCCTGCCTCGCCTATACATTCTGGGGCAGCAGGGGCAATTATCCGCTGTTTGCCGCCGGCTGGGCAGCCGCGCTGGCAGGAATCGGATTTGCCTACCGGACGCAACTGGTTCTCTTGGCAGAACGCATCGCAGGCCGTCTGAAAAAAGCGGCCTGA
- a CDS encoding O-antigen ligase family protein yields the protein MKVRRLHLYTASLYIMLAAYMTAPAISYKIGLPRIDNFLTVGFILFSLMAAVTERRRYPARAARPMLLVGLMAAWASLHLIITTLSATRFADLMFFLVLPSLMYIMYLVIRYHSDSLGFIRRFLTVFVLFVALPPFVELLTGIQLTTASGEELAIESGAVKGLFFNPNNLATAAVCLAPAVLFFFNISVEKAKDSLHGWILFALLGAAIFLSVSRTAIGCYLVLLAAYLMYRKNGPATVITVSAAAFLLSMLPQQALQEFLLSLNNNEFLERFSSRLYLFLYDFGSDNSVSYRQEIYNYFADNPPLLLTGYGPKNFIGYFGGHLSYDLAFENPHSFLIELYLSFGIVSLFAFAAYVYTYCNTIVLRKRLDNRAKWVSVLAMVIFIIAGFIPSSILRLPFIWLPCFMILLYSVLRPSEKIQPAPFHAATRQIS from the coding sequence ATGAAAGTTAGACGCCTCCACCTTTATACGGCCTCTCTGTACATCATGCTGGCCGCCTATATGACCGCTCCGGCCATCTCCTATAAAATCGGCCTGCCGCGTATCGACAATTTCCTGACGGTCGGCTTCATCCTGTTCAGCCTGATGGCGGCCGTGACCGAACGCAGACGTTATCCGGCTAGGGCCGCCCGCCCGATGCTGCTGGTCGGACTGATGGCGGCATGGGCCAGCCTGCACCTGATTATCACCACCCTCAGCGCCACCCGTTTTGCAGATTTGATGTTTTTCCTGGTCCTCCCCAGCCTGATGTACATCATGTATCTGGTTATCCGCTACCATAGCGATTCGCTCGGTTTCATTCGGCGATTCCTGACCGTATTCGTCTTATTCGTCGCCCTGCCGCCTTTTGTCGAACTGCTGACCGGCATCCAGCTCACGACCGCGTCCGGCGAAGAGCTGGCCATCGAATCAGGCGCGGTCAAAGGATTGTTCTTCAACCCGAACAATCTGGCGACGGCGGCGGTCTGCCTGGCGCCCGCGGTTCTGTTCTTCTTCAATATTTCCGTCGAGAAAGCCAAGGATTCGCTGCACGGCTGGATATTGTTCGCCCTATTGGGGGCCGCGATTTTCCTCAGCGTGTCCCGTACCGCCATCGGCTGCTACTTGGTTCTGCTGGCCGCCTACCTGATGTACCGCAAAAACGGGCCGGCGACCGTCATCACGGTTTCCGCAGCGGCCTTCCTGCTTTCGATGCTTCCGCAACAGGCTTTGCAGGAATTTCTGCTTTCCCTCAACAACAATGAATTTCTGGAACGCTTTTCCAGCCGTCTTTATCTGTTCCTTTACGATTTCGGCAGCGACAACTCGGTTTCCTACCGTCAGGAAATCTACAACTACTTTGCCGACAACCCGCCCCTGCTCTTGACCGGATACGGCCCGAAAAACTTTATCGGCTATTTCGGCGGGCATTTGAGCTACGATTTGGCCTTTGAAAACCCGCACAGTTTCCTCATCGAACTTTATCTGAGCTTCGGTATCGTGTCGCTGTTCGCATTCGCCGCTTACGTATACACCTACTGCAACACCATCGTTTTGCGCAAGCGGCTGGACAATCGCGCCAAGTGGGTGTCCGTCCTCGCTATGGTCATCTTCATTATCGCCGGCTTTATTCCGTCGTCCATCCTGAGGCTGCCGTTTATCTGGCTGCCCTGCTTCATGATTCTGCTTTATTCCGTTTTGAGGCCGTCTGAAAAAATCCAGCCCGCTCCTTTCCACGCAGCCACCCGACAGATATCATGA
- a CDS encoding sugar transferase, whose product MSKFFKRLFDIIASASGLIILSPVFLILAYLIRKNLGAPVFFTQERPGKDGKPFKMIKFRSMRDAVDKDGNPLPDSERLTPFGKKLRAASLDELPELWNVLKGDMSLVGPRPLLMSYLPLYNDFQFRRHEMRPGVTGWAQVNGRNAISWDEKFAYDIWYIDHFSLWFDMKILFLTIKKVFIKEGISAEGEATMPYFTGNDSNEQKG is encoded by the coding sequence ATGAGTAAATTCTTCAAACGCCTGTTTGACATTATCGCTTCCGCATCGGGGCTGATTATCCTGTCGCCCGTATTTTTGATTCTGGCGTACCTCATCCGCAAAAACTTGGGCGCACCCGTGTTCTTCACCCAAGAGCGGCCGGGCAAAGACGGCAAACCGTTTAAAATGATTAAATTCCGCTCCATGCGCGATGCGGTCGATAAAGACGGCAACCCGCTGCCCGACAGCGAGCGGCTGACCCCTTTCGGCAAAAAGCTGCGTGCGGCCAGCCTAGACGAACTGCCCGAATTATGGAACGTCCTCAAAGGCGACATGAGCCTGGTCGGCCCGCGTCCGCTCTTGATGAGCTACCTGCCGCTTTACAACGATTTCCAGTTCCGCCGCCACGAAATGAGGCCCGGCGTTACCGGTTGGGCGCAGGTCAACGGTCGCAATGCGATTTCATGGGATGAAAAATTCGCTTATGATATATGGTATATCGACCATTTCAGTTTATGGTTCGATATGAAGATTTTGTTTTTAACCATTAAGAAGGTGTTTATTAAAGAAGGCATCTCAGCCGAGGGAGAGGCGACCATGCCTTATTTCACAGGAAACGATAGTAATGAGCAAAAAGGGTAA
- a CDS encoding DegT/DnrJ/EryC1/StrS family aminotransferase, giving the protein MQFIDLAAQQARIKKQIDANIEQVLSHGQYILGPEVAELEDKLKAYCGAKHCISVANGTDALQIALMALGVGAGDEVITPGFTYIATAETVALLGAKPVYVDIVEQTYNLDPAKLEAAITPRTKAIVPVSLYGQCADFDVINAIAARHNLPVIEDAAQSFGASYKGRKSGSLTTVSCTSFFPSKPLGCYGDGGAVFTDDDNLATVIRQIARHGQDRRYHHIRVGVNSRLDTLQAAILLPKLAILEEEIGLRGRVAAVYAQELAKAGIAAPFIESHNISAYAQYTVRVKNRDAVQTALKAAGIPTAVHYPIPLNKQPAVASDAVLPVGDLVAEEVLSLPMHPYMTEEQVRQVVGALAQALSR; this is encoded by the coding sequence ATGCAATTCATCGACCTCGCCGCCCAGCAGGCGCGCATTAAAAAACAAATCGACGCCAATATTGAACAAGTCCTCTCGCACGGCCAATACATCCTCGGCCCCGAAGTGGCCGAACTGGAAGACAAACTCAAAGCCTACTGCGGCGCGAAACACTGCATCAGCGTCGCCAACGGCACCGACGCGCTGCAAATCGCCCTGATGGCTTTGGGCGTAGGCGCGGGCGACGAAGTGATTACCCCCGGCTTTACCTACATCGCCACCGCCGAAACCGTCGCCCTGCTCGGCGCAAAACCGGTTTACGTCGATATCGTCGAACAAACCTACAACCTCGACCCCGCCAAGCTCGAAGCCGCGATTACCCCGCGTACCAAAGCTATCGTGCCCGTATCGCTCTACGGCCAGTGTGCCGATTTCGATGTGATTAACGCCATCGCCGCCCGCCACAACCTGCCCGTCATCGAAGACGCGGCGCAGAGTTTCGGCGCATCGTACAAAGGCCGCAAATCAGGCAGCCTGACCACTGTTTCCTGCACCAGCTTCTTCCCCAGCAAACCTTTGGGCTGCTACGGCGACGGCGGCGCGGTTTTTACCGACGACGACAATCTGGCCACCGTCATCCGCCAAATCGCGCGCCACGGCCAGGACCGCCGTTACCACCATATCCGCGTCGGCGTAAACAGCCGTCTGGACACGCTGCAAGCCGCCATCCTGCTACCCAAACTGGCGATTTTGGAAGAAGAAATCGGCCTGCGCGGCCGGGTTGCCGCCGTTTACGCGCAGGAACTGGCTAAAGCCGGTATCGCCGCACCGTTTATCGAAAGCCACAATATCAGCGCGTATGCCCAATACACCGTGCGCGTGAAAAACCGCGATGCCGTTCAGACGGCCTTGAAAGCGGCAGGCATCCCGACCGCCGTCCATTATCCGATTCCGCTCAACAAGCAGCCCGCCGTCGCATCCGATGCCGTGCTGCCCGTAGGCGATTTGGTGGCCGAAGAAGTGTTGAGCCTGCCGATGCACCCGTATATGACGGAGGAACAGGTGCGGCAGGTAGTCGGCGCACTGGCACAGGCATTGTCCCGATAA
- a CDS encoding glycosyltransferase family 4 protein, giving the protein MKILLSTSMSGLGGTEHATYRLGKLLCDNGHDVHLASSDGPLVEDAVKAGMTWHRIDFYDNAFTHLKGMCTFAKLLKREKPDIVHCQMARIVPACAIAAKLASSRTKVFWHSRGLVGKTYPKVVKFFTRLGVYAIANCKNERDKLLRLGFPPERTTFTYNALHKVDYVPEKTQKDYILLGTLSRLDYLRAVDQTLDVFKILIDRGLPVRLHVAGIGEDLDALKRQAERLGIADKVTFLGGVRNLTEYFKEVDILLNNPRCPGDSCAGVGNNVLEAGLYDTPVVTYNMGGIKEMVIQGETGYCFPLGAAEEFADAVEMLVKDKSLRDRIGKALHRRVAHLCSDEEIYRTTMNAYNMEAV; this is encoded by the coding sequence ATGAAAATCCTCCTGTCCACCTCTATGAGCGGCCTCGGCGGCACCGAACACGCCACCTACCGCTTGGGAAAACTGCTGTGCGACAACGGTCACGACGTGCACCTTGCCTCTTCAGACGGCCCCTTGGTCGAAGACGCCGTAAAAGCGGGCATGACATGGCACCGCATCGATTTTTACGACAACGCCTTTACCCATCTGAAAGGCATGTGCACATTCGCCAAGTTGCTCAAACGGGAAAAACCCGACATCGTCCACTGCCAGATGGCGCGCATCGTCCCCGCCTGCGCCATCGCCGCCAAACTGGCCTCCTCCCGCACCAAAGTGTTCTGGCATTCGCGCGGGCTGGTCGGGAAGACCTACCCCAAAGTGGTCAAATTCTTTACCCGTCTCGGCGTTTACGCCATCGCCAACTGCAAAAACGAACGCGACAAGCTCTTACGGCTGGGTTTTCCGCCCGAACGGACCACGTTCACCTACAACGCCCTGCACAAAGTTGATTATGTTCCCGAAAAAACGCAGAAAGACTACATCCTGCTCGGCACGCTCTCGCGGCTGGACTACCTGCGCGCCGTCGACCAGACGCTTGACGTCTTCAAAATCCTGATCGACCGCGGCCTGCCCGTGCGGCTGCATGTGGCCGGTATCGGCGAAGATTTGGACGCACTCAAACGGCAGGCCGAACGGCTGGGCATAGCCGACAAAGTAACCTTCCTCGGCGGTGTGCGCAACCTGACCGAATATTTCAAAGAAGTGGACATTCTGCTGAACAATCCGCGCTGTCCGGGCGACAGTTGCGCCGGCGTGGGCAACAACGTGCTGGAAGCCGGCCTGTACGACACGCCCGTCGTAACCTACAACATGGGCGGCATCAAAGAAATGGTGATCCAAGGCGAAACGGGCTACTGCTTCCCGTTGGGCGCCGCAGAAGAATTTGCCGACGCGGTGGAAATGCTGGTGAAAGACAAATCCCTGCGCGACAGGATAGGCAAGGCGCTGCACCGCCGTGTGGCGCATCTGTGTTCCGACGAAGAAATCTACCGTACCACTATGAACGCTTACAATATGGAGGCCGTCTGA